One region of uncultured Methanolobus sp. genomic DNA includes:
- a CDS encoding ABC transporter ATP-binding protein, which produces MDGVEVRALDNVDLDIKKGEFLSIIGPSGSGKSTLLHMIGILDTPSSGSIIIDGKVVTEMSEKDRSRVRNEVLGFIFQYHHLMPDFDALENVMMPLLIGGMKRSEAKKIAAGLLEEVGLGERMDHRPNQLSGGQAQRVAIARALANHPGIVIGDEPTGNLDTKSSDRIYELLRKLNRDRGQTFILVTHDEEMARKTDRIIRIVDGSIASDSV; this is translated from the coding sequence ATGGACGGAGTTGAAGTACGTGCTCTTGACAATGTAGACCTTGATATCAAAAAGGGAGAGTTTCTTTCAATAATTGGTCCTTCCGGCTCTGGAAAGAGTACCCTTCTTCACATGATAGGTATTCTTGATACTCCCAGTTCCGGAAGTATAATCATAGATGGAAAAGTTGTTACTGAAATGTCTGAAAAAGATCGTTCCAGGGTTCGTAATGAAGTCTTAGGATTCATATTCCAGTATCATCATCTGATGCCTGATTTTGATGCTCTTGAAAACGTAATGATGCCTCTTCTCATTGGTGGCATGAAACGAAGTGAAGCTAAAAAGATCGCAGCTGGTCTTCTGGAAGAGGTCGGTCTGGGGGAACGTATGGATCATCGTCCAAACCAGCTATCCGGCGGCCAGGCCCAGAGAGTTGCCATTGCAAGAGCCCTCGCAAATCATCCCGGAATAGTTATAGGTGACGAACCAACCGGAAATCTGGATACTAAATCCAGTGACAGGATATATGAACTGCTTAGAAAACTAAACCGGGACAGGGGACAAACCTTTATTCTTGTTACCCATGATGAGGAAATGGCCAGAAAAACCGATCGTATCATCAGAATAGTTGACGGGAGTATAGCATCGGATTCTGTTTAA